In Juglans microcarpa x Juglans regia isolate MS1-56 chromosome 4S, Jm3101_v1.0, whole genome shotgun sequence, a single window of DNA contains:
- the LOC121262590 gene encoding zinc finger protein GAI-ASSOCIATED FACTOR 1-like, with protein MSNTTTGGDGGSFTSGNTAGDEVQQQRDQLLTADQYFNRSNINGSSTKQQQPPSSLKKKRNLPGNPDPTAEVIALSPTTLMATNRFVCEICKKGFQRDQNLQLHRRGHNLPWKLKQRTSTEIRKRVYVCPEPSCVHHNPARALGDLTGIKKHFSRKHGEKKWKCEKCSKKYAVQSDWKAHSKTCGTREYKCDCGTIFSRRDSFITHRAFCDALSEENNKAKQGLLSNMGPNLQGQISELMPSLPINNPNPSSGTFGFDQSDIKAVQLPLPQELMSFPAKPALNMTRSHLYTSPRSINSSSSPISLQPKKTSSTIFEGNGHQLPHVSAHMSATALLQKAAQMGATVSNNGMNSPLMQNNNFVTSMAPPSLGAMQPQNHDQSFVNQFIQKGQQQETSSQFINAIGMLNNLGMTNMGMLHGLADDENSALLKNVKHDSSKSTNVLHGANTNGSGDMMTVDFLGLGGGSRRTGNFYEQQQQKQQEMGFDGNGQRFQGLSHFQQQAQALMEKHMWEA; from the exons ATGTCGAATACTACCACAGGTGGTGATGGTGGGAGCTTCACTTCAGGAAATACTGCTGGAGATGAAGTTCAGCAACAACGAGATCAGCTGCTCACTGCAGATCAGTACTTTAACCGCAGCAATATTAATGGTTCCTCCACTAAACAGCAGCAACCTCCATCATCTCTTAAGAAGAAACGAAACCTACCAGGAAATCCAG ATCCAACTGCTGAAGTTATCGCTCTATCACCAACAACCCTCATGGCTACAAACCGATTTGTGTGTGAAATATGCAAAAAAGGATTCCAAAGGGACCAAAACCTTCAACTGCATCGGCGAGGCCATAATCTGCCATGGAAGCTTAAGCAAAGAACAAGCACCGAAATCAGGAAGCGGGTCTACGTTTGCCCAGAACCTTCGTGTGTGCATCACAACCCGGCTCGGGCATTAGGTGATCTTACAGGCATTAAGAAGCATTTTAGCCGAAAACATGGGgagaaaaaatggaaatgtgAGAAGTGCTCCAAGAAGTATGCAGTGCAGTCTGATTGGAAAGCTCATTCCAAGACCTGTGGTACTAGGGAATACAAATGCGACTGTGGCACCATCTTCTCCAG GAGAGACAGCTTCATCACTCACAGAGCCTTCTGTGATGCCCTGTCTGAAGAAAACAATAAAGCAAAGCAAGGATTATTGTCCAACATGGGACCAAACTTGCAAGGACAGATCTCCGAGCTCATGCCCTCACTGCCCATCAACAACCCCAACCCATCAAGTGGAACATTCGGATTCGACCAATCTGATATCAAAGCAGTACAATTGCCATTGCCCCAAGAACTCATGTCTTTCCCGGCAAAGCCAGCTTTGAACATGACACGAAGCCATCTTTACACCAGTCCAAGAAGCATTAATTCGTCTTCCTCTCCAATATCCCTTCAGCCCAAAAAAACTTCTTCAACCATTTTCGAAGGAAATGGACACCAATTACCTCATGTCTCAGCCCACATGTCCGCTACAGCGTTGTTGCAGAAAGCTGCTCAAATGGGCGCAACTGTGAGTAATAATGGAATGAACTCTCCATTGATGCAGAATAATAACTTTGTTACAAGCATGGCACCGCCATCACTTGGTGCAATGCAGCCCCAAAATCATGATCAATCGTTTGTTAACCAGTTCATCCAGAAAGGCCAACAGCAAGAAACTTCATCGCAGTTTATCAACGCAATCGGCATGCTTAATAACTTGGGAATGACCAATATGGGAATGCTGCACGGTCTTGCTGATGATGAGAACAGTGCATTACTGAAGAACGTAAAGCACGACAGTAGTAAAAGTACTAATGTTTTGCACGGTGCAAACACAAATGGGAGTGGGGATATGATGACTGTGGATTTCTTGGGGCTCGGAGGAGGGTCGAGACGTACTGGGAATTTTTATGAACAACAGCAACAAAAGCAACAAGAAATGGGTTTCGATGGCAATGGTCAAAGATTTCAGGGATTGAGTCACTTTCAGCAACAAGCGCAAGCGTTAATGGAAAAACACATGTGGGAGGCTTGA
- the LOC121262344 gene encoding uncharacterized protein LOC121262344, translating into MKVASITGNSDSIVESKAKARISESGIYGSNGDKNLDLGVSDEVRVSSVEMDSGAPENEVHARVSEGWRSEEPRVRVSDAIDGGVARVGKEIESRGFEIEDESINHFDAQDDRFDFLDDKEEHVEKSKTSEYTSLLSEFDDFVANENDGASGGFGMSRALSFGLEVGDMVWGKVKSHPWWPGHIFNEAFASPSVRRARREGYVLVAFFGDSSYGWFDPAELIPFDLYFAEKSSQTNSRNFVKAVEEAVDEASRRRGLALACKCRNPYNFRVTSVQGYFVVDVPDYEPGGVYSANQIKKERDGFKPSETLAFVKQLALVPRGGEQKSINFLKNKATLFAHRKAVFEEFDETYAQAFGVQPGRQSRQHVHLDQTVKAPPKAPLSGPLVIAEALGGGKSAAKPVKIKDPLKKDRYLFKRRDETNNSETHQGSPGQAVSSAPSVYMDGSVTAVAGDYVLQKRVPPAPVIPPKHEVAYVSNDVATSSLEGIGKEVSIDRAAAYSSPLGHQDIAFDKEKDFLQGTNDSLGPSEFVSPTSTGWSDLSRDKVFTRVTDDASQAFQQEAEQKILRPYEGLQKHELSFPSGMEVGSGSDQVKDSRGVADLSPIDTMRSSGMTADGGIKKARILKRTTTDLGSENSVMGEKKKKKRKDTGREMNSEHPQKRLATGKMGTPMRKVAGKSTLIGLAPREDFQVEYQRKSVSASNSSTESVATLLTVDTGNSDIELPQLLSDLQALALDPFHGVERNSPAIVQLFFLRFRSLVFQKSLVLSPPAEAESVEVGPTKSSSGVGAFGSLPGEHARDLSSSKPAKSIKRPMDPTKAGRKRGPSDRQEEIAAKKLKKINAIKSLAVEKKASQKSSENRRVEGRDSVVPALPKSFRPDLVKKLEPVAKAVNPTMLVMKFPPGTSLPSVAELKAKFARFGPIDQSGLRVFWKSLTCRVVFLHKHDAEAAYRYAVANSSFLGSMNVRCYTRELGVATAEGSETGKGRGDDNTNESPRVKDPAVIQRPASGLVNQPLPKPAVQLKSCLKKSSGDESGQVAGGGGGCSNKGISRVKFMLVEDESSRGEQLMVGNRNNINNNASIADGGGAPSSVGMDFISKNFQKVSPPSPSPLPPQFANAPHNNFHRLEIAPWNAHNPINSLPAPPSGGTSVDISQPFLSLLTRCNDIVTNVTGLLGYVPYHPL; encoded by the exons ATGAAGGTTGCGAGTATAACAGGTAATTCAGATTCAATCGTGGAGTCCAAAGCGAAAGCTAGGATATCGGAGAGTGGTATCTATGGCTCTAATGGCGACAAGAATTTGGATTTAGGGGTTTCTGACGAGGTTAGGGTGTCTTCAGTAGAGATGGATTCTGGAGCTCCGGAGAATGAGGTTCATGCTAGGGTTTCTGAAGGTTGGAGATCTGAAGAgcctagggttagggtttctgaCGCGATTGACGGCGGTGTTGCAAGAGTAGGTAAGGAAATTGAATCTAGGGGTTTTGAGATTGAGGATGAGAGCATCAATCATTTTGATGCCCAAGATGATAGATTTGATTTCCTAGATGATAAAGAAGAGCATGTGGAGAAGAGTAAGACGTCCGAGTACACTTCTTTGTTGTCGGAGTTTGATGATTTTGTGGCCAATGAGAATGATGGGGCATCGGGTGGTTTTGGAATGTCGAGGGCACTGAGTTTTGGGCTCGAAGTTGGCGACATGGTGTGGGGGAAGGTGAAATCTCACCCCTGGTGGCCGGGGCATATATTTAATGAGGCTTTTGCGTCTCCCTCGGTGCGGCGCGCCCGGAGGGAGGGTTATGTGTTGGTGGCCTTCTTTGGTGATAGTAGTTACGGCTGGTTTGACCCAGCTGAGCTCATCCCATTTGATCTCTATTTCGCTGAGAAATCCTCTCAAACGAATTCGAGGAATTTCGTGAAGGCCGTGGAAGAGGCTGTCGATGAGGCGAGTCGGAGACGGGGTCTTGCTTTGGCTTGTAAATGTAGGAACCCATATAATTTTCGAGTCACGAGTGTTCAAGGGTATTTTGTAGTGGATGTGCCAGATTATGAGCCCGGGGGAGTTTATTCTGCGAATCAGattaagaaagagagagatggtttTAAGCCAAGTGAGACTCTTGCTTTTGTAAAGCAGTTAGCGTTGGTGCCAAGGGGTGGCGAGCAGAAAAgtattaattttctcaagaataaGGCCACGCTGTTTGCTCACCGAAAGGCAGTATTTGAAGAATTTGACGAGACCTACGCTCAGGCCTTTGGGGTGCAGCCGGGGCGTCAATCTCGTCAACATGTTCATTTAGATCAGACTGTTAAAGCGCCGCCTAAAG CTCCTTTGAGTGGTCCACTTGTGATTGCGGAAGCTCTTGGTGGTGGGAAAAGCGCTGCGAAACCTGTGAAAATCAAGGATCCTTTAAAAAAAGACAGATACCTTTTCAAGCGGAGAGATGAAACCAATAACTCAGAGACTCACCAAGGTAGCCCAGGGCAGGCAGTTTCCTCTGCACCATCAGTTTACATGGATGGGTCTGTAACAGCAGTGGCTGGGGATTATGTTCTGCAAAAGAGGGTGCCTCCTGCCCCTGTGATTCCACCAAAACATGAGGTTGCATATGTTAGCAACGATGTTGCAACCTCAAGTCTAGAAGGAATTGGCAAAGAAGTATCCATAGATCGGGCTGCAGCATACAGCAGTCCTCTTGGCCATCAAGATATTGCTTTTGATAAGGAGAAAGATTTTCTGCAGGGAACAAATGACAGTTTGGGGCCAAGTGAGTTTGTGAGTCCCACAAGCACAGGGTGGTCGGATTTGTCGAGGGACAAGGTATTCACACGTGTAACTGATGATGCATCTCAAGCCTTTCAACAGGAAGCTGAGCAAAAAATTTTGAGGCCATATGAAGGTCTTCAAAAACATGAGCTGAGTTTTCCCAGTGGAATGGAAGTGGGCAGTGGATCAGATCAAGTTAAAGACAGTCGTGGTGTTGCAGATCTTTCACCAATTGATACAATGCGTTCAAGTGGAATGACTGCTGATGGAGGAATTAAGAAGGCAAGAATTCTCAAAAGAACTACGACAGACTTGGGCTCTGAGAACTCTGTTATgggggagaaaaagaagaaaaaaaggaaagacacTGGTAGAGAAATGAATTCTGAACATCCACAGAAACGTTTGGCTACTGGAAAAATGGGGACCCCAATGAGAAAAGTAGCAGGAAAATCCACCCTAATTGGTTTGGCTCCAAGAGAGGATTTTCAGGTTGAATATCAGAGGAAAAGTGTTAGCGCAAGTAATTCCTCAACCGAGTCTGTTGCAACACTTCTAACAGTTGACACGGGAAATAGTGACATCGAACTTCCCCAACTTTTGAGTGATTTGCAAGCCCTTGCTCTCGATCCTTTTCACGGTGTAGAAAGAAACAGCCCTGCAATTGTGCAGCTGTTCTTTTTGCGATTCCGGTCCCTAGTTTTCCAGAAAAGCTTGGTTCTGTCACCACCAGCAGAGGCTGAATCTGTTGAAGTTGGTCCCACAAAATCTTCATCTGGTGTTGGGGCTTTTGGCAGTCTTCCTGGTGAGCATGCCAGAGATCTTTCATCCTCAAAGCCTGCAAAATCCATAAAGAGACCCATGGATCCAACAAAGGCTGGGCGGAAACGTGGCCCTTCTGACCGTCAAGAAGAAATCGCAGCAAAGAAGTTAAAGAAGATTAATGCAATAAAATCATTGGCTGTTGAAAAGAAAGCTAGCCAGAAATCTTCTGAAAACCGGCGGGTAGAGGGAAGAGATTCAGTGGTACCAGCCCTGCCAAAGTCTTTCAGACCAGATCTTGTCAAGAAACTGGAACCGGTTGCAAAGGCAGTTAATCCCACCATGTTGGTGATGAAGTTCCCTCCCGGTACATCGCTCCCATCTGTTGCAGAGTTGAAGGCAAAGTTTGCCCGTTTTGGGCCAATAGATCAATCGGGTCTCCGTGTCTTTTGGAAGTCGTTGACATGCCGTGTCGTGTTCCTGCACAAGCACGATGCAGAAGCAGCATACAGATATGCTGTTGCTAACAGTTCCTTTTTGGGCAGCATGAATGTGAGGTGCTACACTCGCGAACTGGGAGTTGCTACAGCTGAAGGGTCTGAAACAGGCAAGGGCCGAGGAGATGACAATACCAATGAGTCTCCACGAGTTAAGGATCCTGCAGTTATACAAAGACCAGCATCCGGGCTTGTGAACCAGCCTCTACCAAAGCCAGCAGTCCAGCTCAAATCCTGTTTGAAGAAGTCATCTGGCGACGAGTCTGGGCAAGtagctggtggtggtggtggttgtaGTAATAAAGGTATCTCCCGTGTAAAATTCATGTTGGTTGAGGATGAAAGTAGTAGGGGAGAGCAGTTGATGGTTGGTAATAGaaacaacatcaacaacaatGCTAGTATTGCTGATGGTGGTGGTGCACCTTCTTCTGTTGGAATGGATTTTATTAGTAAGAACTTTCAAAAGGTCAGTCCTCCATCTCCATCGCCTCTTCCTCCACAATTTGCAAACGCCCCACATAATAATTTTCATCGTCTGGAAATAGCGCCCTGGAATGCACACAATCCTATTAACAGTCTCCCAGCACCACCTAGTGGTGGAACCTCAGTTGATATCTCACAGCCATTTTTGAGCCTATTGACAAGGTGCAACGATATTGTCACCAATGTGACGGGCTTGTTGGGCTATGTGCCCTACCATCCTCTATGA